attcttaggacacatcgtgtcgggtaagggtgtaacacccctaacctatatctttagtccctctctgactgccactcatattaccagcatttctgggtggtctacctctagctgcagtGTTACTCGATCTTGTATTCTGTACTGGATTTTCCTCGGCTAACATTGGGCAATCTCGACTATAATGATCTGTTGATCCGTATTTAAAACAGGCCCAATCACACAACCTGCAACTGccaggatgtcgtttaccacaatgcttacacTTGGGTTGATTTGATTTGACATTACTCATActcgctactgaggtagctctcgagctcactggtggtctattctgatctCGTCTGGAGTAACCTGAAATGGCTtttgaatggctaaaatcatctcggaacttctttgatgctaactggaatgacttaccggatgttcttttgcgtgcatctctagcttcaaagtcagcttttcaagctttgcaggctcgctcaaccagtaccacaaactcttttatttcaagtatgccaactaatagTTTGATATCTTTCTTCAGCCCATCTTGAAATCTTTTACACCTTATGGCTttagtagaaacacactctcgggcataccgattGACTCTCAGGAACTTCCGTTCGTATTCCTTCACTATCATCCTACCCTATTTtagctccagaaattctttacgcttctggtcaataaatctctgactgatatatttcttacggaactcagtctgaaagaattcccaggtcacctgtTCTCTCGTAactactgatactagggtattccatcAGTGGTATGCTGTGTCTTGAAGTAGGGATATAGcatattttaaacattcatctggagtgcaggacaactcatcaaacacacagatggtatcaagccagaactcagcccgctcagcatcatcatcattagtGGCTTTAAACTTTTCAgctccatgttttctgattttatcaacaggtggtttattcatttgcaacggatcacttacttgaggtacaacagGCACGAATAATGGATTGgtcggggtggaggttgttgtccAGCCGAGTTAGTCCAGATATATTGAGTGaactagtcattcatcatttgatagaaggcttgtttagcctcacttttCGGATTAGTCAAAGTCGGTTGAGAATCAACTTGCGCTGTCCCTTGCacaggagcaggcgctacactttcGACAttatcagctacagctctgtcaggatccatttactatatgaaaacacatttcaaatgtcacaagtcatcacactatcacagtatataattatggcatgtatagctaatctcacatacgctacgtagtcctagaactgactaaactgtagctttgataccaataaaatataacacccctaacccgtatccgtcggcAGAAatgggttacgagacattaccgacaAAAGCACAACTCTGAatattcacacatttcatatttaaatgtatATACGAATGTCCAATTAAATATTAAtcgaaattttatcatttcacaATATACAAATACGAATTAAAAGTTGGATATCTAACAGACATCAAGCATTTTAAGATATATTAcaaaatatgtataaaataaatgaaatataatcTAACTTTTGGCATTTTATTATTCAGCATACACGGTAACCATATTCTCACAAGTAATCAAATATGTTTCAGTAAACAAATAAATGTTATATACATTTTAACCATTTAAACAAGAATTATAATCGACCGTTAATAATAAATTTACTAAACTTGACTCACGAACTAAAATCATTCTCAAGCATTATTTATGGTTAAACATTTAACTCACGAGTAAAGATTTAAATTATACACATTTCACATGCCAAAATTTCGGTTACCACAAATCTATTTATCACCTACTCGATCATCTAAAATTTGCCTAAAAATGGAATTAATCTTATATATAATCTATCTATTACACATATACATTCAGGTGAGTTAACTACTAGGTCCATTCATCCAATGCATTAACATTAGATATAAACATTTGCCAAATCATAATTTAGTCACCATCAACTTTCATATTGTTATCTTACCAACAAATTTAATATACATTATTGCACAGATTCCTGACCAACTCATAATTCAATTTATGCatcataaaaaaaaagtaaataagaCATTGaccataaataaatatataatcaaacttgaatATTACACGCCATGTAAAATCCATATTTTATCAAGCTATTATTATGTTTGAACTCAGCCAACAACCTGTAATGCAAAATCATAAATAATTCATTATCCAAATACCACCACTACATTCGAATATACCTTACCTTAAGTGTATCTCAGCGGATTCGGCCATTTATTTTTCCAACTCTATAACCATTTTCGAAACATATAAGATCTATCATAAACATCATTCCTTTATAGCACTTAATATTATAGCCAAAACAAACTCAAGCCACAACCCACGCATAACCGAATTCAATATAAAAGATTAGCCATTTTCGCGTGGCTTAGATTATACAAACCAAAGTTCTACTTCTCAAAACACATTCTAGCCTATATGTGccataattcaatttcaattatttaatcattgaagctgtagatagtgtgatagactttgttgacaatccccgagcttacaacttgaatccaaaatcaataaaataaaaacacatatacttacagagtaagctttttatagcttagtgaatcataagcaaataaaccacTCAGTAATATACTCAAACTATTTTAAGCTAAACCAAATAATGTTATCATTACTAATGCTTATCTTAAACTTACAAAagagataaaataatatatttccatgcatcattttttttttaccttGAACGAATTCTCATCTAAATTAAGCAACCAAATATCATTTAACTTTTGGGCCAAATTATCATATATAATATAGTCAAGCATACATATATCAATACTGTTTAAATAAACTCAAAATTATAATATGACATTTTACACCCATACCTCCAATTTGACCGAATACCCATATAGTCACTAACATATTATTAATCACTTCCAAAGCCAAGAAGACATATTTAAACTTAGTACATTTTCACTCAAGTGCAAAAACTTATGTCACTGcagcaaaattgacttttagcgGCTTTTTTTTAGGAAGCGCCACTAAAACTATTTGCGGAGCTTTTAGCCCCTAAAGACAATGCCACTAACATTTTGTGGTGTTTATGAAAAAAAttccgctaaagaacatgacctttagtggcGCTTTCCCTACAAACGCAGCTAAAAATCataacttttagcggcgctttccccaCAAATGCTGCTAAaaaccatgacctttagcggcactttccccacaaatgccgctaaaaatcatgacctttagcggcgctttccccacaaacgccgctatagagcagacctttagcggcgcttttctcacAAACAACGCTAAAGATCAAGACCtttaaaaaagttattttaattaaataatatttattatttatttcaataataaatattatattgtctttaattttgaaatttgaacttgaaactatatacttttaagataaataaaaatattaattaaattaaattttctattaaaatttgaactttaaaactaaatataaaaattaatgaatttaaatttaatacataaagattgattcaatatgtaattttatacataaaaaaaCCACACAAAGTATTACTatttctaaaacaaaattcatcctCGTGAgaaaagaatgccaaatcatcatcacctctcattaatcaaaggaaaaagatcaaaaagaagaagaaacaatataCAACAGAGGGTTGGTTCAAGCTTAGATGAAGCCAGAGTATTGCAATGCCTGGATATAACTTAGAGAAGTCCTTCGATGCTTTCAATTCAACCGCCAGAGAATCCAAAATACTGGAATAGAAAGCCAAAGTATGCACCTGTAAGCATACTCATGGAGATGGGGCTGTCAAGTGTACAACCAGACAATGGCTCATTTAGGAAGAATGCAACATAAAATATGCCACATACCATTACTCGAATTTTTTCTGCTTCATCCATTACTTCTTGAAAGTTCAAACCAGTCCAGTCCTGTAATGAAGATTTGAGTTAGGATGCACTATTTTCCATGACAAAATATCAGTGCACAATGACAATGTAACCTTAAACCAATTAATTATAGGTGGAAGGGTCTAACTTGAATATAAGCCTACAAAAAACCCAATTTAAAGAAAGGCCACAATCAAAAACACCTTCCCCCCAATTCGAAAAAGTTCTTGAAGATCATGAAACTGCCCATGAATATCACCACAAATTGTAACAGGGGCTTTTACAGGTTGTGATAGagaaaaagaataataaaaaacaaATCAATGTCTTTTCTTGTTCAAGAATAAGGAATCTCAACATCTCTAACATACATCGGCTAATAAACACATATTGATCATGGAAGCCTGATGTTAGAGACTAAACACAGTAAAATAATAAACCTGAACATTGCTTTCTTCCATTAATATTTCCTTTGCCTTGTTGCATAATGCTCTGACCTAAACAAGATAACATGAAAACAGAGTTACAACCAATTATAACCCAGATGAAACAGGGAAGAAAAATGGGGACTTCTATTGATCAACCTGAGAACAAAATAATACAAGTAAAACGTAGAAAGGTCTTGCAGCAAACACACAAAAGTTCTCGTACAAATACACCAAGTTCTTTCGAAATCAACTacatcaaataaatcaaaataatatataaattttttaaatggaagagagaaaaaagctgtttttttctttcattaattataactaaaaattcaCACGGCGATAGAAACTAGTGCTATTGGAATAATATCttaaaacaaattcaattcaaaatcattttggtattcATTTCGCATCCAAATATAGcctaatctattaaaataattatacaattAAATTAAGTGCTCAAATGTTCCGTACTTTCTTGAGAAACAAATAGATCGTGAAAAAAAAAAGTACCTGCTGCTTCGAAAGTGGCTTACATTGCATGAGCTGTGAGATCTGTTCATCGAGATCAAGTGCTGAGTCTGTTGATGCACCCATTTTTGATAATTAAGTAGCAAGAatagatttttataatttattatgttATATAAAGAGTCAATGTTGACTTTAAGTAACCCCACAAGACCAAACATGTGCAatctaaatatttctaaaaagtCTCTAAGTTTTCATTCATATAAAGTTCTACTCAGCTCAACTAGGAATAGTATGTCTTATAGACCAAAAAGTACAGAAACAGGGAATCAGAATTACCTTCCCATCATATTGTTTCCTAGACAAGGCCTCTGGTGCAATGTAGGCTGGGGTTCCTACAGTAGATTTGGGTTGGGAATGAAACACACTTGACTGAAACATGCAGTACAaagttaataatttaatttttatatatatgttgTTTGGACTCTTTGGTCGGTGTTTGACATCCATGCTAAGTGTAtggaaaaaagtaaaaaaaaaactaaataagcCCACGCCAAATATTATAGCGTAtcaaacatatacattcaagtcCAAGTAACATAGTTTTTATAGAAAGTAATCAAGATTGATGCTGAAAATCAATAAAGGTTCATTGCCTTAGAGTATCCAAAGTCGCATATTTTAAGTCTCGGCACAGTACTCCCATGTAACAGCGTGTTTTCCATCTTAAGATCCCTATGACAAATTTTCTATATAAAAAGGGGTGAAAAATCTCGATTTAGATAAGATATAATAGGAAAAAAATGGAAAACTATTTTCAGAATTAGTATATATACCATTGCATGGCAATAACTCACTCCTGATATCAGTTGCTGAAAGAAAAACCTTGCCTGATGCAGTACAGCAAATAACAGTTAATGAAAAATGGTAAAgaataaaattcaatataaaaaacACTAGTTAAATTCAATATATATACCTCATCCATGTTTGTTCTACATGTTTTGAACATGGGGTAAAAAATATGCTTCTGACTTTTGGCCtactttaaattaataaaaaactcCTTTAATCTCTTTAAATTAATGGATAGAAAATGAAACTTTTTTCCTTTAAAATATGAGGCGGCCGAAATAGTAATCACAGTTACAACTTGGTCCGCATATTTGTCAACAGTGTTTCTTAAATTTGTTATGGAGTTAAACATATCATAGCCCCATATGTTACGGTATCAATAGAACTCATATACTAAAGGAACCTCGTCTAGTCAAAGCATAGAGGTTGATGCATATGACTACCAAAACACAAAGCAAGACATGCTTTCCAAGATAATATCAATgcttttcattttaatatatatattcttctgcAGTCATCAATACAGGATTAGCCATCCTTCACTGTTCATGTACATCTCTTAAAGACAGTGATTTATGAGTGCTATGAAGTAGTAAGCAAGAGCAAAATCACAAGGGTTTTCCCCTATTGAATCACTTTTATTCCTAACCATTTTGCACAGATTTCATCATCAGAGGAAGAAATAAAATCAATACCTTGCAGTGCATTtctcaaattgtaaaattcaaaACAACAAGAATCGATTTATCTCTGAGCACAACGAGAACTTAACAAATGAAGTTACTTTATAGCTTTTTCAAGCATACCAATAGCACTCTCTCGAGTCTAAACCCTTAGAACACTGTCATCTGTAGTAAAATTAATGATCAGGGAAAGTGTTTCCGAAGACTAAAGAGGTCTATTCCAGATGGCatataaattgaaaagaaaacccATTTGAAGAGATAGTTATTAATATGAAAATTACAAGTAAAAATAGTTATAGTAAACAAAGAGAGAGAGGGGAGTTTACTAGTTAAAGAAACCCTTGAAATCAATCCATTGAGTCTAAACAAGAAAAAAGGATCCTAATTTAGCCtatgaataaaaagaaaatgcAAACAGATACAATATCATGAACATTAACCATAAAAATCAGAATTGTAAATATGAAATgaaagcaaaaagaaaagaaaagaaaatcctaGTACGTACCTTGGGTCCTTTTTCAATATACTTTATAGCAGATGTCGACGGAGATATAGCAGCAGGCTACAGACAGAGATGCAGAGGGCTACCGATTTGGGGAAATTGGGGAAAAAATAAAGGTAATCGGGTTTGGGAAAAATAAAATGgggaaaaaaagagaagaaatttcAGGTGAAATTTTAGGATTTCTTTGGGGAAGGGGGAGGGAACCGATTTTGGGAAAAGAAAGGAGGGGAAAAAGAAGAGATTTCTTGTCAAATTTTGGGATTTCGGGGGGAAGGGGGAACTGATTTTGGGAAAAAGTCTAATGCATTTTGGGGTAACAAGACGTCACCGTTTTGTGTAAAAAGTTTTGCAGTGTTTTTTATAAAAAACTCCACTATTGCttacttttaatatatataaactttatcattatctcttaaataatttaaactatattaataattttaatatattaaaataaatattatcttgTTTACAATTATATAggaaattaattaatattgtaacgccccaattttctggttttttgtgtttctgtgatttttaaaatttgtgtgtgttctggttggttaaaatatatattttagtaggttagtgggcctttggaaggcccaaacttaagttaaatccgtggtagtcttcagaattttaatttttttgaacaggtgatgcaattgccgtttgggattttaagagtaaaggggtaaaagatgacacaaaaaggagtgtggtgtagtggcaaggtggtgccacttaggggacaaggaagtgacgccataggggAAGCAAGGGGTcgaaggttcaagtcttggctcttacaatatattttggtttttcttttcaataaatctggaagcaagtaggtgcgctttaaagtttaatgtgttggatttatgaaaCAAATGAGTTgttggcctagtggtggtggcgtgagttggcatgtgagaggactttggttcgaatcccttggcatgcaaaggttgattattttgctatgttgggacggcaagagttggtgttggttttaaactctggtgatggagggatcccacatcgggaagctaacataagagtagatggagagctggctttaaatagagcaaaccatgaggagagtggGCATACCCtccttggctgatcccttttgctttgtgacgtgctcgtttgggttgggcatcagctaagagtgtttggagcgcgaattaactgcagtctcctaacaggtgtgtatttctcattactctagcagtaggatgactatttcgggccgcgatgggctaaaATGGGCCTTGTGGTCctaatgggtccgtaggcccaagtggggataagttgtagaattattaaatacccctgtagggtaggactaccgatttacccctagagggtaaaatgactattttgcccttcgtacgtaaatgactaacttgtgtgatgattgggttagttgacgtggatttatgttagttatcgttaattcgtaagtctaatgtgttagtaatcgattgtaggattatcgcgtgggagatatcatcatcaatcgtcatcaaccaggtgtgtaaacgacaccctcccttagactgaatcggtaaaagctgaaatatcGAAACATTGGTATTTTATGAACTCGTGAgcatgcgagcgctcgtgagacagttgttaatgaatatggtgcatttggatgattagagtgcacagtgtgcattttcgtgcacaatggtatttttgagcttaatgggccaacgggcccactttggtaaaaagacgaggtaagtacttctgattacttggtaaatgttagaatgagcataagaccttagcaataggtaataattactgaaatacccttatgcatgcaaaattacgattttaccccagggctatttttttctgaaaagcatgatgttctgtttctgtatacatatgccatgacatattatttctattgcatgggacatgggtttatattgatggagtaGCGTTCAGCGCCCTTTCGCAATCTggggcctcgccacatatattcgtttcggtgacttcgtcacaatatctgggcACCTCATTGCTTtaatctggtggctttgccacatatatatatatatatatctgttctggtggcctagccataatatctgtatctggtgacttcatcacaatatctagcagcctcattgcaatttacgtggtgtgtagcggttgggtgggtcgagtagtctcccacatggtgtaaggtgatACGGGGTGTTATagatggctcgggttgggatttcgcattcatgatatatttgtttcagatccgctatgggcctatgggtttcattatGATTTtcatcttgggccaaggcccgataagtttgactcgaggtttgatcttttgggctatggttgggttatgttacacatcgagtttaccgaactcaccctttattttcatctctgcagaaatccccaaccatagtgggcttgaagtCGTGAGGATTCGTCGTGGCCACATCATctcgcaaagttggtttttctaagttagtttatatttattatttttatattctgatttaattttgggttttaagttgtaataaggctgctatttaaatttcttttttccactatggttttattttctgattatatttatactatgaaaaaactgctagtgttaggctgcgcgggttttcaaaaataatgaacgttttcaagactcaacaagcacaacaaatggatagcatAAAGATTAATAAaccgacttttcattcaaccgctgtttttacaaagaccaccccaatcacttaaaccaacgaatgcatactaagtcataagtccatgtgacacgtcagatctggccataacgtctgggacaaatttggggtgttacatttagtggtatcagagccaagttgcaacaactcggctgtggaacgggtctaaaaacgggagtttgtaaagaaacactgaataaagttTTTGAAAATcgttttttttggaacttgattataaattgttttcgagaatgtttccaatattttctctttatgaatagatgattttaaagattaaaatcggttttctaaaattaggttttttagaaggtggcacaccgaacCTCCGGCCCAAgtttgtaagttttctgagcctttctgattgtttctgaaatatctgttatatgcttgtacaaaaccttatcatggtacttagttagggtaacactggaactatggaaactctgataagtagaatgaaactgtagctaggctaccgcaaaaggaaacaaactcaaactctgaattactgttattcataagacatctataataaacactgaaatattaaactgattcataaaattcttaatcagataatacgaaatgagtacacgagcagctcgtggaagaggccgtggacattGCCGAGGTAATGTTCAGGCTGAATCTTCATCTTCAGGACATGTGCTggcagcagatgcaccggtaccattggcaacggaggtagagtctcatg
The sequence above is drawn from the Gossypium arboreum isolate Shixiya-1 unplaced genomic scaffold, ASM2569848v2 Contig00159_ERROPOS13710758+, whole genome shotgun sequence genome and encodes:
- the LOC108461690 gene encoding uncharacterized protein LOC108461690, yielding MQCKPLSKQQVRALCNKAKEILMEESNVQDWTGLNFQEVMDEAEKIRVMVHTLAFYSSILDSLAVELKASKDFSKLYPGIAILWLHLSLNQPSVVYCFFFFLIFFL